The proteins below are encoded in one region of Helianthus annuus cultivar XRQ/B chromosome 2, HanXRQr2.0-SUNRISE, whole genome shotgun sequence:
- the LOC110911514 gene encoding sodium channel modifier 1-like, giving the protein MSVFGGDSWGREAHYRKRRVDDLLLDAAGDQSSSYRKLSSGKYACLLCPHTPVFDTPVILSMHMKSRRHLAAESRFKQNEEERQNEMNKRIALSLESTSTSKTGNTPTKQANLASKPLTEKTRKATFDLLHRSHPEQGTTVNSDSQCPIPENSSFGPTEATGNNVDRLSLDYRECRERELKFIEAGWKRDCHGGWFRDENVEFDSDEEDPNEYLANGK; this is encoded by the exons ATGAGCGTGTTTGGGGGAGACAGTTGGGGAAGAGAAGCTCACTATCGGAAGAGAAGAGTGGATGACCTCCTGTTGGACGCCGCCGGCGATCAGTCTTCCTCCTACAGGAAGCTTTCTAGCGGCAAATATGCTTGTCTCCTTTGCCCTCATACTCCCGTCTTTGATACTCCTGTAATCCTTTCC ATGCATATGAAATCAAGACGCCATCTTGCTGCAGAAAGTAGGTTCAAACAAAACGAAGAAGAAAGACAAAATGAGATGAATAAGCGAATAGCGTTGTCGCTAGAATCTACTTCCACGAGCAAAACTGGTAACACACCTACAAAGCAGGCAAACTTAGCTAGCAAACCATTGACTGAAAAAACTCGAAAGGCCACTTTTGATCTACTTCACCGTAGTCATCCTGAACAAGGTACTACAGTTAACAGCGATTCTCAATGCCCGATCCCTGAGAATTCGAGCTTTGGTCCAACGGAGGCAACTGGTAATAATGTTGATCGACTGTCACTGGATTATCGAGAGTGTAGGGAAAGAGAACTCAAGTTTATAGAAGCGGGTTGGAAGCGCGACTGCCATGGAGGGTGGTTCAGAgatgaaaat GTTGAATTTGATTCTGATGAAGAAGATCCAAATGAGTATCTTGCAAATGGAAAATGA
- the LOC110872343 gene encoding nuclear pore complex protein NUP96-like, which yields MAVYLDSSDSYHNHLVSQFKKRKVISDGDNGSLVCSLTCLPTLQASDYFMEPSLSQLITRELTDPGYCARVQNFTVGRYGYGNVRFFGETDVRWLDLDQIVKFRRHEIVVYEDETVKPSVGKGLNKAAEVTLILQKDSSIEKLKLSAENQGAEFISFDTIRKEWKFSVQHFSRFGLSDDEEDDVMMDDADVDVREREQVTMNDNDGSDLDEGSPLTDSRLLSHSLPSHLGLDPVRMKEMRMMMFSPEEEEDDAELDNLNGTFSHHRPLHGSKTVQRSSPLTIRKTPLALLEYNPGSFASSDNGSILLSQQNKGVPLTITKVQGFKLEIKETPVTKSYSKNIVDAGLLMGRSFGIAWGPNNLLIHCGSVGDSNKSPHLSSTISLEKVATDNVVRDENNKIREELIGLCFDSPLSYHKEINFETNEFIVDSYKLKARKLVFNRLDLSHVCRQYIGIIEKQLEVPGLSSSARVMLMHQVFVWELINVLFSSKESSIEADVAALPLIRRAEFSVLLQESVCHRVQDEISSLNDSKDLQQLFLLLTGRQIDAAVELSASRGDVRLACLLTQAGGSTVNRMDIDRQLDLWKTNSLDFGFIENDRIRLFELLAGNIHGALGEMDIDWKRFLGLLMWYHLQPASDLTSIFQTYQHLLEDGRAPYPVPVYIDEKLVMDKISWSPGNRFDLAYYLMILHSNEGRDVTNIHMLKTMFSAFASTHDPLDHHMIWHQRAVLEAVGTFSCDDLHVLDMGFVSQLLNLGHCHWALYVVLHMSHRDDYPYLQASVIREILFQYCETWSAQENQRQFIVDLGVPSAWLHEALAVYHAYNGNSFKALEHYLGCGFWQKAHSTFITSVAHSLFMSGKQSEILRLATSMEDHKSEIENWDLGAGIFITFYSLKSSLKEDDSMTELVSLQDKNDACRKFFSRLKGSLAFWEGRLPIDASFSNYHHQVSLI from the exons ATGGCTGTGTATTTAGACTCCTCAGACTCGTATCATAATCATCTTGTATCTCagtttaagaaaagaaaagtaatTTCGGACGGTGATAATGGCTCGTTAGTGTGTTCACTCACGTGTTTACCTACTCTTCAAGCTTCTGATTATTTCATGGAACCTAGTTTGAGTCAGTTGATCACGAGGGAACTCACAGATCCAGGTTACTGTGCTAGGGTTCAAAACTTTACGGTTGGTAGGTACGGATACGGAAACGTTAGGTTTTTTGGGGAAACCGATGTCAGATGGTTAGATTTAGACCAGATTGTTAAGTTCAGAAGGCACGAGATTGTTGTTTATGAAGATGAAACCGTCAAACCGTCGGTTGGTAAGGGGCTTAACAAAGCTGCCGAAGTAACTTTAATACTTCAAAAAGATTCCTCAATTGAGAAGTTGAAATTAAGTGCAGAAAATCAAGGAGCTGAGTTCATTTCTTTTGACACAATCCGAAAAGAATGGAAGTTTTCTGTTCAACATTTTAGCAGATTTGGGTTgagtgatgatgaggaggatgatgTCATGATGGATGATGCTGATGTCGATGTTAGAGAACGAGAACAGGTTACAATGAACGATAACGACGGTTCTGATCTTGATGAAGGCAGCCCGTTAACAGATTCTCGTTTACTTTCTCATTCGCTTCCTTCGCACCTCGGGCTCGATCCTGTTAGAATGAAGGAGATGAGGATGATGATGTTTTCTCctgaagaagaagaggatgacGCCGAATTAGATAACTTAAACGGCACGTTTTCACACCATAGACCGTTACACGGTAGCAAAACGGTGCAAAGATCCAGCCCGTTAACAATTCGGAAGACCCCACTAGCTTTACTCGAGTACAATCCTGGTAGTTTTGCTTCAAGCGATAATGGGTCTATTTTACTCTCTCAACAAAACAAAGGGGTTCCTTTGACAATAACAAAAGTTCAAGGGTTTAAACTGGAAATTAAGGAAACACCAGTAACAAAAAGCTATTCGAAGAACATAGTTGATGCTGGATTGTTGATGGGTAGGTCGTTCGGTATAGCATGGGGTCCAAACAACCTTCTTATTCACTGTGGTTCCGTTGGTGACAGTAATAAGAGTCCACATCTTTCTTCTAcaataagtttagaaaaagttgcaACCGATAATGTCGTCAGAGATGAAAACAACAAAATACGTGAAGAACTTATTGGTTTATGCTTCGATTCTCCGTTAAGTTACCATAAAGAAATTAATTTTGAAACGAATGAATTCATAGTTGATTCATATAAGTTAAAGGCTCGAAAGCTTGTGTTTAACCGTTTGGATTTATCGCATGTATGCCGCCAATATATTGGGATTATCGAAAAGCAGTTAGAAGTACCAGGATTATCTTCTTCTGCTCGTGTGATGTTAATGCACCAAGTTTTTGTTTGGGAACTTATAAATGTTCTTTTTTCCTCAAAAGAAAGTTCTATAGAAGCTGACGTGGCAGCACTCCCGTTGATTCGAAGAGCAGAGTTCAGTGTTTTGTTACAAGAAAGTGTTTGTCACCGTGTACAAGACGAAATAAGTTCGTTAAACGATTCAAAAGATTTACAACAGTTGTTTTTACTTTTAACTGGCCGGCAAATCGATGCAGCCGTTGAATTGTCGGCATCTAGGGGAGATGTACGACTCGCTTGTCTGTTAACCCAAGCTGGTGGGTCCACCGTTAACCGTATGGACATTGATCGACAACTCGACCTTTGGAAAACCAACAGTCTAGATTTCGGTTTTATTGAGAATGACAGGATAAGGCTTTTCGAGTTGCTTGCAGGTAATATCCACGGGGCATTAGGTGAAATGGATATCGACTGGAAACGGTTTTTAGGATTGCTGATGTGGTATCATCTTCAACCTGCTTCCGATTTGACTTCTATATTTCAAACCTATCAACACCTTCTAGAAGATGGGCGGGCCCCGTATCCGGTTCCTGTCTACATAGATGAAAAACTGGTAATGGATAAAATAAGTTGGAGTCCTGGTAACCGTTTCGATCTTGCGTATTATTTAATGATTCTTCATAGTAACGAAGGGAGAGACGTTACTAATATTCACATGTTGAAGACTATGTTTAGTGCGTTTGCTTCAACTCACGATCCGCTTGATCATCATATGATATGGCATCAGCGTGCAGTGTTGGAAGCGGTTGGAACGTTTAGTTGTGATGATCTTCATGTTCTTGATATGGGATTTGTTTCACAGTTGTTAAACCTAGGACACTGTCATTGGGCTCTCTATGTTGTGCTCCACATGTCACATCGTGATGATTATCCGTATCTGCAAGCTAGTGTCATTCGGGAAATCTTGTTTCAGTATTGTGAAACATGGAGTGCTCAAGAAAACCAACGACAGTTTATTGTGGATTTGGGAGTTCCTTCGGCTTGGTTGCATGAGGCCTTG GCAGTATATCATGCTTATAATGGAAATTCTTTCAAGGCTCTTGAACACTATCTTGGATGTGGTTTTTGGCAAAAAGCACATTCAACCTTCATAACTTCCGTTGCACATTCTCTTTTCATGTCAG GCAAACAATCAGAGATATTGAGGCTGGCAACCTCTATGGAAGACCATAAATCCGAGATCGAAAACTGGGACTTGGGAGCTGgaatttttataactttttattcACTTAAAAGCTCTTTGAAGGAAGATGATTCGATGACTGAACTG GTGTCTCTCCAGGACAAGAATGACGCATGCAGAAAGTTTTTTAGTCGTTTGAAAGGATCTTTAGCATTTTGGGAAGGCCGCTTGCCTATTGATGCCAG TTTCAGCAACTATCACCATCAAGTTTCATTGATTTGA